In a single window of the Acetivibrio clariflavus DSM 19732 genome:
- the rpsJ gene encoding 30S ribosomal protein S10: MANKQKIRIRLKAFDHQILDQSAEKIVDTAKRTGAQVSGPVPLPTEKEIITILRAPHKYKDSREQFEMRTHKRLIDILMPTPKTVDALMRLDLPAGVDIEIKL; this comes from the coding sequence ATGGCAAACAAACAGAAAATCAGAATCAGATTGAAGGCTTTTGATCATCAGATTCTTGATCAGTCAGCTGAAAAAATAGTTGATACTGCAAAGAGAACTGGGGCACAAGTGTCGGGGCCGGTGCCACTACCTACAGAAAAAGAAATCATAACAATATTAAGAGCTCCACATAAGTATAAAGATTCTCGTGAACAGTTTGAGATGAGGACACATAAGAGATTAATAGACATACTTATGCCAACACCTAAGACTGTAGATGCTCTTATGAGACTGGATTTACCAGCTGGTGTTGATATTGAAATAAAACTTTAG
- a CDS encoding NINE protein, whose protein sequence is MNAGGGSSSSSSSSSSSSSSSGPYYAPLVPIKNRIVAALLAIFLGGLGAHKFYLGKPVQGILYLIFCWTFIPAFIGFIEGIVYLASSDESFARNYGARYY, encoded by the coding sequence ATGAATGCGGGTGGAGGTTCTTCATCAAGCAGTTCATCATCAAGCAGTTCATCATCTTCATCGGGACCATATTATGCGCCTTTAGTGCCAATAAAAAATAGAATTGTTGCGGCGCTACTTGCTATTTTTCTTGGAGGCTTAGGTGCCCACAAGTTTTATCTTGGAAAGCCCGTTCAAGGTATATTATATTTAATATTCTGCTGGACTTTCATTCCTGCTTTTATAGGATTTATTGAAGGTATTGTATACTTGGCTTCAAGTGATGAGAGTTTTGCAAGAAATTATGGAGCAAGGTATTATTGA